From the genome of Danio aesculapii chromosome 16, fDanAes4.1, whole genome shotgun sequence, one region includes:
- the ankib1b gene encoding LOW QUALITY PROTEIN: ankyrin repeat and IBR domain-containing protein 1 (The sequence of the model RefSeq protein was modified relative to this genomic sequence to represent the inferred CDS: inserted 2 bases in 2 codons; deleted 4 bases in 4 codons), translating to RGLIVLESWQVRDGEHSPKFRKALISGDEVLAYQLYEGNPQFXESLDPNTSYGEPYTQHNTPLHYAARHAMTRILRSFLFSKDGNPNKRNVHNETALHVLCMGPLILLSEGALQPRXARPYEDERRRAECLQMILKWTGAKLDRGKYESADVSATDNKKNTPLHYAAASGMKICVEFLVKRSADLFAENENKETPCDCAERQHHKELALGLESQMVFSTDPNAEDIEAEYAALDRREFYEGLRVQDLRRLKDMLIVETADMLQAPLFTAEALLRAHDWDREKLLEAWMSNAEDCCQRSGVQMPIPPPKGYNTWDTLPSPRTPRTTRSSITSPDEISLTPADDDHSLCGICMCAASMFEEPVDIPCGHEFCRGCWESFLNLKIQEGEAHNIFCPAYDCFQLVPVEVIESIVSKEMDKRYLQFDIKAFVENNPAIRWCPRAGCDRAVRLAGQGPGASTSDPLSFPRLQAPAVDCGKGHLFCWECQGEAHEPCDCQTWKMWLQKVTDMKPEELAGVSEAYEDAANCLWLLTNSKSCANCKSPIQKNEGCNHMQCAKCKYDFCWICLEEWKKHSSSTGGYYRCTRYEVIQQVEEQSKEMTVEAEKKHKNFQELDRFMHYYTRFKNHEHSYLLEERLLKTAKDKMEQLSKVLSGREGGPPDTTFIEDAVHELLKTRRILKCSYPYGFFLEPKSTKKEIFELMQTDLEMVTEDLAQKVNRPYLRTPRHKIIRAACLVQQKRQEFLASVARGVAPNDSPEAPRRSFAGGTWDWEYLGFASPEEYAEFQYRRRHRQRRRGDMASLRSNTPDPDDPGHSTLDTQEIGGGQRPGLPMPHSSLDEDDPNILLAIQLSLQESGLMAGGSGVDAQEIFSNEASLGAIGTSLPTRLDPVLCGIDVPRAALSSSELLEVGDSLKKLGNISGQNVPLRFDNLNNPARDPSEGPFQAPVGHMESSDFNSDNANLLGNIMAWFHDMNPQNISLVPSAGAMQQEFAIQSPRMPSESECAVPQWTTGGDREAAREFDSDIIAGERELVRPTQLDLIGLDMCPPPSSVELGETPSALNPCHSDIPKCDSDPDQPSSSSSEWEGQVHLV from the exons AGAGGTCTGATTGTTCTGGAGAGCTGGCAAGTGAGAGATGGGGAACACAGCCCCAAGTTCCGCAAGGCACTGATCAGTGGAGATGAGGTTCTGGCCTATCAGCTCTACGAGGGCAACCCTCAGT AAGAGTCTCTAGACCCCAATACCTCATATGGGGAACCGTAT ACACAACACAACACCCCGCTCCATTATGCTGCCAGACATGCCATGACA CGCATACTCAG GTCCTTCCTCTTCAGCAAGGATGGGAACCCCAACAAGCGTAATGTGCACAATGAGACAGCTCTACATGTGTTGTGCATGGGGCCTCTTATCCTGCTCTCTGAAGGGGCTCTGCAGCCAC CGGCCCGACCTTATGAAGATGAACGCAGGAGAGCGGAGTGCCTCCAA ATGATCCTGAAGTGG ACTGGCGCCAAACTAGACCGTGGTAAATATGAGAGTGCTGACGTCAGTGCCACCGATAACAAGAAGAACACACCACTACACTACGCTGCTGCCTCAGGGATGAAGATATGTGTGGAG TTTCTGGTGAAACGTAGCGCAGACCTGTTCGCAGAGAATGAGAACAAGGAGACCCCGTGTGATTGTGCAGAAAGGCAGCACCATAAAGAGCTTGCACTTGGTTTGGAGTCTCAAATGGTCTTCTCCACTGACCCCAATGCCGAGGATATTGAGGCAGAGTATGCAGCCTTGGACCGCAGGGAG ttttaTGAAGGTTTGCGAGTGCAGGACCTCAGGAGACTGAAGGACATGCTCATAGTAGAGACTGCGGACATGCTGCAAGCTCCTCTATTCACTGCAGAGGCTCTTCTAAGGGCTCACG ACTGGGACAGGGAGAAACTGCTGGAAGCTTGGATGTCTAATGCTGAAGACTGCTGCCAACGTTCGGGTGTTCAGATGCCCATTCCTCCACCCAAAGGCTACAACACCTGGGACACGCTGCCCTCACCCCGTACACCTCGTACCACCCGTTCATCCATTACCTCGCCGGACGAGATCAGCCTGACCCCTGCTGATGACGATCACTCCCTG tgcgGTATTTGTATGTGTGCTGCCTCCATGTTTGAAGAGCCTGTTGATATTCCTTGTGGTCACGAGTTCTGCAGGGGATGCTGGGAAAG TTTCTTGAATCTGAAGATTCAGGAGGGGGAGGCCCATAATATTTTCTGCCCAGCCTATGACTGCTTCCAGCTGGTTCCTGTCGAGGTCATTGAGAGCATCGTGTCTAAAGAGATGGACAAACGTTATCTTCAGTTTGACATCAAG GCATTTGTAGAGAATAATCCTGCCATCCGGTGGTGCCCGAGGGCTGGCTGTGACAGAGCAGTGCGATTGGCTGGACAGGGACCTGGTGCCAGCACCTCCGACCCACTCAGTTTTCCTCGGCTCCAGGCCCCTGCTGTGGACTGTGGCAAGGGTCATCTCTTCTGCTG GGAGTGTCAAGGAGAGGCCCATGAACCATGTGACTGCCAAACATGGAAGATGTGGCTCCAGAAAGTTACTGATATGAAACCAGAAGAAC TGGCAGGTGTAAGTGAGGCGTATGAAGATGCTGCCAACTGCCTGTGGTTACTCACCAACTCCAAATCCTGTGCCAACTGCAAATCTCCCATTCAGAAGAATGAGGGATGTAACCACATGCAATGTGCCAAG TGCAAGTATGATTTCTGCTGGATCTGTCTGGAAGAGTGGAAAAAACACAGTTCCTCTACTGGAGGATACTACCGCTGCACACGATATGAGGTCATTCAGCAAGTGGAGGAGCAGTCTAAAGAGATGACTGTTGAG GCTGAGAAGAAACACAAGAACTTCCAGGAATTAGATCGCTTCATGCATTATTACACACGTTTTAAGAACCACGAACACAGCTAcctg CTGGAAGAACGCCTGCTAAAGACGGCCAAAGACAAGATGGAACAGCTGAGCAAAGTTCTGAGTGGAA GAGAAGGAGGCCCTCCAGACACTACTTTCATTGAAGATGCAGTGCATGAACTACTCAAGACTCGTCGTATTCTCAAGTGCTCTTACCCTTACGGGTTCTTTCTGGAGCCCAAAAGCACAAAGAAGGAAATCTTTGAACTTATGCAG ACTGACTTGGAAATGGTGACTGAAGATCTTGCACAGAAAGTCAACCGGCCTTATCTCCGCACACCTCGTCATAAGATCATCCGCGCTGCCTGCCTGGTGCAGCAAAAGAGACAGGAGTTTCTGGCCTCTGTAGCGAGAGGTGTGGCCCCCAACGATTCCCCCGAAGCCCCTCGACGCAG TTTTGCTGGTGGAACATGGGACTGGGAGTATTTGGGCTTCGCCTCTCCTGAG GAGTATGCCGAGTTCCAGTACAGACGCAGACACCGGCAGCGCAGGAGAGGAGACATGGCCAGCCTCCGCAGCAACACACCTGACCCTGATGATCCAGGACACAGCACTTTAG ACACGCAAGAAATAGGTGGAGGTCAGAGACCGGGTTTGCCCATG CCTCATAGCTCTCTCGACGAGGATGATCCGAATATCCTGTTGGCTATTCAGCTGTCTCTGCAGGAGTCAGGGCTgatggctggtgggtcaggtgttgATGCTCAAGAGATTTTCTCTAATGAAGCTTCTCTGGGGGCCATTGGAACCTCCCTGCCCACTCGGCTTGACCCGGTTCTGTGTGGGATAGATGTTCCCCGTGCCGCCCTAAGCAGCTCTGAGCTCTTGGAGGTGGGTGACAGCTTAAAGAAGCTAGGAAATATTAGTGGCCAGAATGTCCCGTTGCGCTTTGACAATCTCAACAATCCTGCCAGAGATCCCTCAGAGGGTCCTTTCCAAGCTCCTGTGGGACATATGGAAAGCTCTGATTTCAATTCGGACAACGCCAACCTTCTAGGCAACATCATGGCTTGGTTTCATGACATGAACCCACAGAATATCAGTTTGGTTCCTTCAGCCGGTGCAATGCAACAAGAATTCGCCATTCAGTCACCGAGGATGCCGTCAGAGTCTGAGTGTGCTGTACCGCAGTGGACAACAGGGGGCGACAGAGAGGCGGCGCGAGAGTTTGACTCTGACATCATCGCAGGAGAGCGGGAGCTTGTCAGGCCAACACAGCTGGACCTGATAGGTCTAGATATGTGTCCTCCTCCTTCATCTGTCGAGTTGGGCGAAACTCCGAGTGCTTTGAACCCGTGTCACTCCGATATCCCAAAATGTGACTCAGACCCCGACCAGCCTAGCAGTAGCTCCTCTGAATGGGAGGGTCAAGTGCACCTTGTATGA